One Littorina saxatilis isolate snail1 linkage group LG14, US_GU_Lsax_2.0, whole genome shotgun sequence genomic region harbors:
- the LOC138946743 gene encoding uncharacterized protein, giving the protein MADSGGGECAAGGKKTGKKSTKAQPSEVIPSEKAGVDKSLSIEKSSSGPRDCEVALKMDKILETMTALSGRLSDLEKVGKLNATPVASTSRATESHGTESSSAQESQADGEDGASVRFAHEQFENEFDSAEDTDVASDNDFDAGIVVDTVGEGIHPSLADRFEEGLLLPSDRARVRDTLQNYPRPKNVTSLRTPTLNRELNGKLLDKFAKKRDSNLSFVQEQVGCALKIIAQLMSDLKEKPASRKMSERDSFSKLADAARLLMASHKDLSQVRREALRPTLSQDCRALCNVQLNFKLTSNEFLFGEDLAKRVDDAVKNRKLSSTLSQSLSKNATRGRQFYQGRPRQQFQQRQQYQQRRGFSNRQTGHKFSPKFHSQQSGIPSKKTKRD; this is encoded by the coding sequence ATGGCGGACTCGGGAGGTGGTGAATGTGCTGCTGGCGGGAAGAAAACCGGCAAGAAATCGACGAAGGCACAACCTTCTGAAGTGATACCGTCAGAAAAGGCGGGAGTTGATAAGTCTCTTTCGATAGAGAAGAGCTCGTCTGGCCCACGTGATTGTGAAGTTGCTCTGAAAATGGACAAAATTTTGGAGACAATGACTGCCTTGTCTGGCAGACTATCTGATTTGGAGAAAGTTGGTAAGCTTAATGCGACGCCTGTTGCTTCAACATCGCGTGCAACCGAGTCACATGGAACCGAAAGCAGTTCGGCGCAAGAGTCGCAAGCGGATGGAGAAGACGGTGCTTCGGTTAGATTTGCTCATGAGCAGTTCGAAAATGAGTTTGATTCGGCTGAAGACACGGATGTTGCTTCGGACAATGATTTTGACGCAGGCATAGTAGTGGATACAGTTGGCGAGGGGATTCATCCATCTCTGGCAGATCGTTTTGAGGAAGGACTTCTTCTTCCATCAGATCGGGCACGTGTGCGAGACACTCTTCAGAACTATCCGCGGCCCAAAAATGTCACGTCGCTTCGAACGCCGACTCTAAATCGTGAATTAAATGGCAAACTGTTAGACAAGTTTGCAAAGAAAAGAGACTCGAACCTGTCCTTTGTTCAGGAACAAGTAGGTTGTGCGCTGAAAATTATCGCTCAGCTTATGTCCGACCTCAAAGAAAAACCAGCAAGTCGGAAGATGAGTGAGCGTGACAGCTTTAGCAAACTGGCCGATGCGGCTCGCCTtcttatggcttcacacaaggaCCTGTCACAAGTGCGGCGCGAAGCACTCAGGCCGACACTTAGCCAAGACTGCAGGGCCTTATGCAATGTGCAGCTAAATTTCAAACTGACGTCTAACGAGTTTTTGTTTGGGGAGGATCTAGCGAAAAGGGTCGACGATGCAGTGAAGAACAGAAAATTATCATCCACATTGTCACAGTCCCTTTCAAAAAACGCCACCAGAGGTCGTCAGTTCTACCAAGGGCGGCCTCGACAACAGTTTCAGCAGAGACAACAGTACCAGCAGAGAAGAGGTTTCTCCAACCGACAGACAGGACACAAATTCTCTCCCAAGTTCCACTCCCAACAGAGCGGGATTCcctccaagaaaacaaaacgggaTTAG